One region of Acomys russatus chromosome 8, mAcoRus1.1, whole genome shotgun sequence genomic DNA includes:
- the Rwdd2b gene encoding RWD domain-containing protein 2B, with the protein MADIEHAEAQLSELDLLASMFPGESELMVNDQLALAELKDCIETRTMDGRSSQVYFTINMNVDFSEEAMVMFSLSCILPFKYPTVLPEITVRSVSLSRSQQTQLNTDLTAYLQKNCLGDVCILNATEWVREHAADYVSRDAFPSSAKESVVQPADLTLTRLWIYSHHIYNKCKRKNILEWAKELSLSGFSMPGKPGVVCVEGPQSACEEFWSRLRKLNWKRILIRHREDIPFDSTTGGMEKQRKFCVFEEKAFSVHGARGNHMDFGQLYQFLNARGCGDVFQMFFGVEGQ; encoded by the exons ATGGCTGACATAGAGCACGCAGAGGCCCAGCTCTCCGAGTTAGACCTGCTGGCCAGTATGTTCCCTGGTGAGAGTGAGCTCATGGTGAACGACCAGCTGGCACTAGCAGAGCTGAAAGACTGTATTGAGACGCGGACAATGGACGGGCGATCGTCACAAGTGTACTTTACGATCAATATGAACGTGGACTTCTCTGAAGAAGCAATG GTGATGTTTTCTCTGTCTTGCATTCTTCCCTTTAAATACCCTACAGTCTTGCCTGAAATTACAGTCAG ATCAGTGTCACTGAGCAGGTCCCAGCAGACCCAGCTGAACACAGATCTAACAGCATACCTGCAGAAGAACTGTTTGGGAGACGTCTGTATACTGAATGCCACAGAGTGGGTGAGGGAGCATGCGGCTGACTATGTCAGTAGAGATGCCTTCCCCTCCTCTGCCAAGGAAAGCGTGGTCCAGCCAGCGGATCTCACTCTCACAAGGCTCTGGATCTATAGCCATCACATCTACAACAAATGCAAACGAAAAAACATTCTAGAGTGGGCAAAGGAACTGTCCCTGTCCGGGTTTAGCATGCCTGGGAAACCTGGTGTCGTGTGTGTGGAAGGCCCCCAGAGTGCTTGCGAAGAATTCTGGTCAAG GCTCAGAAAATTAAACTGGAAGAGAATTTTAATTCGCCATCGAGAAGATATTCCTTTTGACAGTACAACTGGTGGAATGGAAAAACAACGgaagttttgtgtttttgaagaaAAGGCCTTCAGTGTCCATGGAGCCAGAGGAAACCACATGGACTTTGGTCAGCTGTACCAGTTCTTAAATGCCAGGGGTTGTGGGGATGTGTTCCAGATGTTCTTTGGTGTAGAAGGACAGTGA